From Uloborus diversus isolate 005 chromosome 8, Udiv.v.3.1, whole genome shotgun sequence, a single genomic window includes:
- the LOC129227551 gene encoding ATP synthase subunit C lysine N-methyltransferase-like → MNDRKRNTIGLVAVGAFGTAAVGLLVGCAPFVLPALRKICLPYVPATDNQIHNVLKILRKRRGDVIDLGSGDGRIVLAAAKLGFRGLGVELNPWLVFYSKIRAFNLGLSSHAKFKRQDIWKTDLGKFQNVIIFGVEQMMPQLEEKLKLELKENGCVIACRFPLPNWQSVAIEGAGIDTVWLYEKKAYS, encoded by the exons ATGAATGACAGAAAAAGAAATACAATTGGACTTGTTGCTGTTGGAGCATTTGGAACTGCAGCTGTAGGATTGTTGGTTGGATGTGCGCCTTTTGTTTTACCAGCTTTGAGAAAGATATGCCTTCCTTATGTGCCAGCGACCGATAACCAAATACATAATGTCCTGAAAATATTGCGTAAAAGGAGAGGAGATGTGATAGATCTAGGTAGTGGAGATGGTAGAATT GTGCTGGCTGCAGCAAAATTAGGGTTTAGAGGATTAGGTGTGGAACTTAATCCGTGGCTagtattttattctaaaattcgAGCTTTTAATCTTGGACTTTCTTCTCATGCTAAATTTAAAAGGCAAGATATATGGAAG acTGATCTGGGGAAATTCCAAAATGTCATTATCTTTGGAGTGGAGCAAATG aTGCCACAgcttgaagaaaaattaaaattagaactcAAAGAAAATGGTTGTGTCATAGCTTGTCGATTTCCCCTCCCAAATTGGCAGTCAGTTGCAATTGAAGGTGCTGGCATTGATACAGTATGGCTCTATGAGAAAAAGGCATATAGTTGA